The following proteins are co-located in the Dehalococcoidia bacterium genome:
- a CDS encoding aminotransferase class I/II-fold pyridoxal phosphate-dependent enzyme produces MSEGAVASGRDFISHRVRSIPASGIRRFFDLIASMDGVISLGVGEPDFVTPAPFAQAAFRAVQAGHTHYTSNYGLLALRQAVARHLERLYGVRYDPETEIIITVGVSEGLLLAAHAVLDPGDELLCPDPYYVAYRPICLLTGSTFVPVPTTPELEFRLQPQELEARITPRSKALLLGYPANPTGAQMTRADLEAIAAVVARHDLLVISDEIYDRLSYDIPHTCFASLPGMKERTILLGGFSKAYALTGWRVGWACAPAPILEAMMKVHQHIIMSAPTPSQYAALAALEEGEEECRRMVEDFDRRRQLVIQGLQDLGLPFSPPRGAFYVFPSVRSTGLDDLEFAERLLREEKVAVIPGSAFGEGGRGHVRICYAAPRHHIEEALERIRRFLSRI; encoded by the coding sequence TTGAGCGAGGGAGCGGTAGCATCGGGGCGTGACTTCATATCCCACCGGGTGCGATCCATCCCCGCCTCGGGCATCCGCCGCTTCTTCGACCTCATCGCCAGCATGGATGGCGTCATCTCCCTGGGAGTGGGGGAGCCGGACTTTGTCACTCCTGCCCCTTTCGCCCAGGCCGCCTTTCGAGCAGTACAGGCTGGCCATACCCACTACACGTCCAACTACGGGCTCTTGGCCCTGCGCCAGGCGGTGGCCCGGCACCTGGAGCGGCTATACGGCGTGCGCTATGACCCTGAGACGGAGATCATCATCACGGTGGGGGTCAGCGAGGGGCTCCTGCTGGCAGCCCACGCTGTGCTAGACCCAGGCGACGAGCTCCTGTGCCCCGACCCTTACTACGTGGCCTATCGCCCCATCTGTCTGCTGACGGGGTCCACCTTCGTGCCCGTGCCCACCACCCCTGAGCTGGAGTTCCGCTTACAGCCCCAGGAACTGGAGGCGCGCATCACCCCTCGCTCCAAGGCTCTGCTTCTGGGCTACCCCGCCAACCCTACCGGCGCCCAGATGACCAGGGCAGACCTGGAGGCCATCGCTGCGGTGGTGGCCCGCCACGACCTGCTAGTCATCTCCGACGAGATCTACGACCGCCTGAGCTACGATATCCCCCACACCTGCTTTGCTTCCCTGCCAGGGATGAAGGAGCGCACCATCCTTCTGGGAGGATTCTCCAAGGCCTATGCCCTCACCGGCTGGCGGGTGGGATGGGCCTGCGCCCCCGCTCCCATCCTGGAGGCCATGATGAAGGTGCACCAGCACATCATCATGTCCGCCCCCACTCCTAGCCAGTACGCCGCCCTGGCCGCCCTGGAGGAGGGAGAGGAGGAGTGCCGGCGCATGGTGGAGGACTTCGACCGGCGACGCCAACTGGTGATACAGGGGTTACAGGACCTGGGTCTCCCCTTCTCCCCTCCCAGGGGGGCCTTCTATGTCTTCCCCAGCGTGCGGTCGACGGGCCTGGACGACCTGGAGTTCGCTGAGCGGCTCCTGAGGGAGGAGAAAGTGGCCGTGATACCTGGCTCCGCCTTTGGGGAAGGGGGGCGGGGCCACGTGCGCATCTGCTATGCCGCACCCAGGCACCACATAGAAGAGGCCTTGGAGCGCATAAGGCGCTTTCTAAGCCGTATTTAG
- the recG gene encoding ATP-dependent DNA helicase RecG — protein sequence MPALVSSGWAVWRGKSRALQEAIGQLRRVLELEKAKGFLDTAVVGGLDAYLRRFLLQNPLPDGHRLLQVVGSLPPGGYAALHPIQRRRVVEALLQALRSPQPQRHRRQREEARAVVPSSPVTQLRGVNRGHAHKLGRLGIVTVGDLLYHFPHRYHDYAAVRPISQLVTGEEQTVIATVWSAGETAIGRRKATEAIVGDETGTMRLIWWGQTHVARQLRTGMRVAFSGRVSVFRGRRQMENPEWEPLDAESLNTRRLVPVYPSTEGLPQRLLRRLVWQALELSAHQMPEALPPELRQRLGLPPVAEALRQIHFPDTREMAQRARRRFALEELLVIELGVVRRKKAWQEGAKAPALVLPQEVLEGFIASLPFTLTGAQRRAIAQVLQDLSRDVPMSRLLEGDVGSGKTVVAATALLAAAWSGWQGAIMAPTEILAEQHFRTLRRLLGDQAGEGPWFSLEGPGYVVMEPPFLGRPLRMALLMGSLRPAEKAAVQRAIAHGEVDIVVGTHALIQEGVRFPRLGIAVIDEQHRFGVVQRAALREKGRAPHVLVMTATPIPRTLALTIYGDLDVTVLDEMPPGRPPVKTYVLRPHQRHLAYDFIRRQVGQGRQAYIVCPLIEESEVVAARAAEAEYERLSRDVFPDLRLGLMHGRMSARERDEAMRRFRDGELDILVTTTVVEVGVDVPNATVILIEGADRFGLAQLHQLRGRVRRSHYQPYCLLLSENPSEEAQERLRIVETVHDGFRLAEEDLRLRGPGEYFGVRQSGFPDLKVANITDVELIELARQEAWRILEEDPELKAPQHQVLAQRLRALQERVTAEVS from the coding sequence ATGCCGGCCCTGGTGTCATCGGGGTGGGCTGTCTGGAGGGGGAAGAGTAGGGCCTTGCAAGAGGCCATAGGTCAGCTGCGGCGGGTCCTGGAGCTGGAGAAGGCCAAGGGGTTTTTGGATACCGCCGTGGTGGGCGGCCTGGACGCCTATCTGCGCCGTTTTCTCCTGCAGAACCCCCTGCCCGATGGCCACCGGCTGTTACAGGTGGTGGGCTCCCTACCCCCCGGCGGCTACGCGGCCTTACACCCCATTCAGAGGCGCAGGGTGGTGGAGGCCCTCCTGCAAGCACTCCGTTCCCCTCAGCCGCAACGTCACCGCCGCCAACGTGAGGAAGCCAGGGCCGTCGTCCCATCGTCGCCTGTGACACAGCTGCGCGGGGTGAACAGGGGCCATGCGCACAAGCTGGGGCGGCTGGGCATCGTAACGGTGGGCGACCTCCTCTACCACTTCCCTCACCGCTACCATGACTATGCGGCTGTGCGTCCCATAAGCCAGCTGGTGACGGGGGAGGAGCAGACGGTCATCGCTACTGTTTGGAGCGCCGGCGAGACCGCCATAGGCCGACGCAAGGCCACCGAGGCCATCGTGGGGGACGAGACAGGGACCATGCGGCTCATCTGGTGGGGCCAGACACACGTGGCCCGCCAGCTGCGGACGGGCATGCGGGTGGCCTTCTCCGGCCGGGTGTCCGTCTTCCGTGGACGGCGCCAGATGGAGAACCCGGAGTGGGAGCCCCTGGACGCCGAGTCTCTCAACACCCGTCGCCTGGTGCCTGTTTACCCCAGCACCGAGGGTCTGCCCCAGCGGCTGTTGCGCCGGCTGGTGTGGCAGGCCCTGGAGCTCTCTGCCCACCAGATGCCCGAGGCCTTGCCCCCCGAGCTGCGTCAGCGCTTGGGCCTGCCGCCGGTGGCCGAAGCCCTGCGCCAGATCCACTTCCCCGATACGCGGGAGATGGCCCAAAGGGCCCGCCGCCGCTTTGCCCTGGAGGAGCTGCTGGTCATCGAGCTAGGGGTGGTGAGGCGTAAGAAGGCATGGCAGGAGGGAGCCAAGGCCCCTGCCCTGGTCCTGCCTCAAGAGGTATTGGAAGGGTTTATAGCGTCCCTCCCCTTCACCCTCACTGGCGCGCAGCGGCGGGCCATAGCCCAGGTGCTGCAGGACCTTTCGCGGGATGTGCCCATGAGCCGCCTCTTGGAGGGGGATGTGGGCAGCGGCAAGACGGTGGTGGCGGCCACCGCCCTCCTGGCTGCCGCCTGGTCGGGCTGGCAGGGGGCCATCATGGCCCCCACGGAGATCCTGGCTGAACAGCATTTCCGCACCCTGCGCCGCCTCCTAGGGGACCAGGCAGGGGAGGGGCCCTGGTTCTCCCTGGAGGGGCCGGGCTATGTGGTGATGGAACCTCCCTTCCTGGGGCGCCCTCTGCGCATGGCCCTTCTCATGGGCAGCCTACGCCCCGCGGAGAAGGCGGCGGTGCAGAGGGCCATCGCCCATGGCGAGGTGGACATAGTGGTGGGCACCCATGCCCTCATCCAGGAGGGGGTGCGGTTCCCTCGACTGGGCATAGCTGTCATCGATGAGCAGCACCGGTTCGGAGTGGTGCAACGGGCCGCCTTGAGGGAGAAGGGGCGGGCGCCCCACGTCCTGGTCATGACCGCCACCCCCATCCCCCGCACCCTGGCCCTCACCATATATGGCGATTTGGACGTTACTGTCCTGGACGAGATGCCCCCCGGGCGGCCCCCCGTCAAGACCTACGTCCTGCGCCCCCATCAGCGGCACCTGGCCTACGACTTCATCCGCCGCCAGGTGGGCCAGGGGCGACAAGCCTATATCGTGTGTCCTCTCATCGAGGAGTCGGAGGTGGTGGCGGCACGGGCAGCAGAGGCAGAGTACGAGCGGCTGTCCCGGGACGTCTTCCCCGACCTACGCCTTGGCCTCATGCACGGGCGTATGTCGGCCAGGGAACGGGACGAGGCTATGCGCCGCTTCCGGGACGGTGAGCTGGACATCCTGGTGACTACCACCGTGGTGGAGGTAGGGGTGGACGTGCCCAACGCCACCGTCATCCTCATCGAGGGGGCCGACCGGTTCGGGCTAGCCCAGCTCCATCAGCTACGGGGGCGCGTTCGCCGGTCCCACTATCAGCCCTATTGCCTCCTTCTCTCCGAGAACCCCTCCGAGGAGGCGCAGGAGCGGCTGCGCATCGTGGAGACGGTGCACGATGGCTTCCGGCTGGCGGAGGAGGACCTGCGCCTGCGCGGGCCCGGCGAGTACTTCGGGGTGCGCCAGTCGGGCTTCCCAGACCTGAAAGTGGCCAACATCACCGATGTCGAGCTCATCGAGCTGGCCAGGCAGGAGGCGTGGCGCATCCTGGAGGAGGATCCGGAGCTCAAGGCCCCCCAGCATCAGGTGTTGGCCCAGCGGCTGCGGGCCCTGCAGGAGCGGGTGACGGCCGAGGTAAGCTAA
- a CDS encoding DegV family protein, translating to MAVKVVTDSTADIPRELAQELGITVVPLSVIFGDRAYREGVDMDHDTFYRLLKEGRELPTTSAPSVGDFLRAYEEVLRETDEVVSIHISSKLSATYNNACQAAAALQAKGARIEVVDSLNVSMGMGFIVLAAARAAQAGAGLEQVVAIARRCVERVRILVMLDTLEYLRRGGRIGRARALLGALLQVKPILSVRDGELHPEARVRTRSQALERMLQLILASPRIQEMGVGYSTEREEAEALLERMRAAVPHARTYLVRIGPVVGTHAGPGVIGVGCLEGEE from the coding sequence TTGGCGGTCAAGGTGGTCACGGACAGCACAGCCGACATTCCCCGCGAGCTGGCACAGGAGCTGGGGATCACCGTGGTGCCTCTGAGCGTCATCTTCGGCGACCGTGCCTATCGCGAGGGGGTGGACATGGACCACGACACCTTCTACCGGCTGCTGAAGGAGGGCAGGGAGCTGCCCACCACCTCTGCGCCCTCGGTGGGGGATTTCCTCCGCGCCTATGAGGAGGTCCTGAGGGAGACGGATGAGGTGGTATCCATCCACATCTCTTCCAAGCTATCGGCCACCTACAATAACGCCTGCCAGGCGGCGGCTGCCCTGCAGGCGAAGGGGGCACGCATCGAGGTGGTGGACTCCCTCAACGTCTCCATGGGCATGGGTTTCATCGTGTTGGCAGCGGCGCGGGCAGCGCAGGCGGGGGCAGGGCTGGAGCAGGTGGTGGCCATCGCCCGCCGGTGCGTGGAGCGGGTACGCATCTTGGTCATGCTGGACACCTTGGAGTACCTCAGGCGTGGCGGGCGCATCGGCAGGGCCAGGGCCCTTCTAGGGGCCCTGTTGCAGGTGAAGCCCATCCTGAGCGTGCGGGATGGGGAGCTACACCCCGAGGCCAGGGTGCGGACGCGCTCCCAGGCCTTGGAGCGCATGCTGCAACTCATCTTGGCCTCGCCCCGTATCCAGGAGATGGGGGTGGGCTACTCCACAGAGCGGGAGGAGGCGGAGGCCTTGCTAGAGCGGATGCGGGCTGCCGTGCCCCACGCCCGCACATACCTTGTCCGCATCGGCCCTGTGGTGGGGACTCATGCCGGCCCTGGTGTCATCGGGGTGGGCTGTCTGGAGGGGGAAGAGTAG
- a CDS encoding inositol monophosphatase family protein, which yields MAPHIDLPRGESGQDALAVARACARCAGELLRQRFGGRHQVQAKGRRDFVTQADVDVEREVVAILRAEFPHHRVISEETAASPPQQDDAWSWVVDPLDGTHNFSRAIPHFCFSLALCRQGEPVLALTFDPLLGEEFVALRGGGAMLNGGSLRVSDAPSVARSLVGLDLGYDDELAGRLLRRVVAMWPHMLGIRLLGSAALGLAYAACGRLDLYVHCNLKPWDVAAGILLVEEAGGLVVDWDGRPATLATNRVVAGAPQAVHDFLEHAQGQGL from the coding sequence ATGGCTCCCCACATAGACCTCCCCAGGGGCGAGAGCGGCCAGGATGCCCTGGCGGTGGCTAGGGCATGTGCTCGTTGCGCCGGCGAGCTCCTCCGTCAGAGGTTCGGGGGCCGGCACCAGGTGCAGGCCAAGGGGCGCCGCGACTTCGTCACCCAGGCCGATGTGGATGTGGAGCGGGAAGTGGTGGCGATCCTTCGCGCCGAGTTCCCTCATCACCGGGTCATCTCGGAGGAGACGGCAGCATCGCCCCCCCAGCAGGACGATGCGTGGTCCTGGGTGGTGGACCCTTTGGACGGCACCCACAACTTCTCTCGCGCCATTCCCCACTTCTGCTTTAGCCTGGCCCTCTGCCGGCAGGGAGAGCCTGTTCTGGCCCTCACCTTTGACCCCCTTTTGGGGGAGGAGTTCGTGGCCTTGCGCGGGGGAGGGGCCATGCTCAACGGCGGGTCCCTAAGGGTCAGCGATGCCCCCTCCGTGGCGCGGTCGCTGGTGGGCCTTGACCTGGGCTACGACGATGAGTTGGCGGGCCGCCTCTTGCGGCGGGTGGTGGCCATGTGGCCTCACATGTTGGGCATTCGCCTTTTGGGCTCGGCGGCCCTGGGGCTGGCCTATGCTGCCTGCGGAAGGCTGGACCTATACGTGCACTGTAACCTGAAGCCGTGGGATGTGGCAGCGGGTATCCTCCTAGTGGAGGAGGCTGGAGGGCTGGTGGTGGACTGGGATGGGAGGCCTGCTACCTTGGCCACCAATAGGGTGGTGGCTGGGGCGCCCCAGGCGGTGCACGACTTCCTCGAGCATGCCCAAGGGCAAGGGCTCTAA
- the argS gene encoding arginine--tRNA ligase has protein sequence MSLVVRWEIESLVQEAVRRAQEVGRIPPVALPQATVERPQRQEHGDYASNIALRLARAVRMPPMEVAQVIAEHLPPSTMVGMVEVAPPGFINFSLAPEWLASQVDQILAEGEGFGSVAMGCGEKVQVEFVSANPTGPLTVGAGRGLAIGDALARVLATAGYQVEKEYYINDAGTQTESFATTLYARYRQLFGEEVEVPPGAYTASYVWELAEEIRQEWGDRFLGAEGPYPPEIHEIGIRKMLARIRDDLALMGVEYDSWFSERSLYPETFQKAMEILRQQGFVAEKEGAIWFVSSALGEDKDNVLVRSNGKPTYFASDIAYHYHKFLERGFKRVVDVWGADHQGHVPRMKAAVAALGIDPDRLIIIIHQLVTLKRGGQEVRVSKRAGEVITLREVVEEVGADAARFFFLSRAPQSHVEFDLELAKRQSMDNPVYYVQYAHARMAGILAHAAERGLDGSHGDVGLLREEAELALIRQLVRLPETVEYVARKLEPHVLPYYALDLATAFHDFYERCRVVSEDVALSLARLKLVKAAKVVLARTLRLMGMSAPDRM, from the coding sequence ATGTCCCTCGTGGTCAGGTGGGAGATCGAGTCCTTGGTGCAGGAGGCGGTGCGGCGGGCCCAGGAGGTGGGGCGCATACCGCCAGTGGCCCTCCCCCAGGCCACAGTGGAGCGTCCCCAGCGCCAGGAGCACGGCGACTACGCTTCCAACATAGCCCTGCGTCTGGCGCGGGCAGTGCGCATGCCCCCCATGGAGGTGGCCCAAGTCATCGCCGAACACTTGCCTCCCAGCACCATGGTAGGGATGGTGGAGGTGGCCCCCCCTGGGTTCATCAACTTCTCCCTGGCCCCTGAATGGCTGGCCTCCCAGGTGGATCAGATATTGGCCGAGGGGGAGGGATTCGGGTCCGTGGCCATGGGGTGTGGGGAGAAGGTGCAGGTGGAGTTCGTCTCCGCCAACCCTACGGGCCCCTTGACGGTGGGCGCAGGCCGTGGCCTGGCCATCGGTGATGCCCTGGCTCGCGTGCTGGCGACCGCCGGCTACCAAGTGGAGAAGGAGTACTATATCAACGATGCCGGCACCCAGACGGAGAGCTTCGCCACCACCCTCTACGCCCGTTACCGTCAGCTCTTCGGGGAGGAGGTGGAGGTGCCTCCGGGTGCCTACACCGCCTCCTACGTCTGGGAGTTGGCTGAGGAGATAAGGCAGGAGTGGGGCGACCGCTTTCTGGGCGCCGAGGGGCCCTACCCCCCAGAGATTCACGAGATAGGCATCCGGAAGATGCTGGCTCGCATCCGTGACGACCTGGCCCTCATGGGCGTGGAGTACGACTCCTGGTTCAGCGAGCGCAGCCTCTACCCGGAGACCTTTCAGAAGGCCATGGAGATACTACGCCAGCAGGGATTTGTGGCCGAGAAGGAGGGCGCCATCTGGTTCGTCTCCTCTGCCCTGGGGGAGGACAAGGACAACGTTTTGGTACGCTCCAACGGCAAGCCCACCTACTTCGCCTCCGACATCGCCTATCACTACCACAAGTTCTTGGAGCGGGGGTTTAAGCGGGTGGTGGACGTCTGGGGGGCAGACCACCAGGGGCACGTGCCCCGCATGAAGGCGGCGGTGGCCGCCCTGGGCATCGACCCCGACCGCCTTATCATTATCATCCATCAGCTGGTGACCCTGAAGCGCGGCGGACAAGAGGTGCGGGTGTCCAAGCGTGCCGGGGAGGTCATCACCCTGCGGGAGGTGGTGGAGGAGGTGGGGGCCGATGCTGCGCGGTTCTTCTTCCTCTCCCGCGCCCCCCAGTCCCACGTGGAATTCGATCTGGAGCTGGCCAAGAGGCAATCGATGGATAACCCCGTATACTATGTGCAATATGCCCATGCCCGTATGGCTGGCATTCTGGCCCATGCCGCTGAGCGAGGCCTGGACGGCTCCCACGGCGATGTGGGCCTGTTGAGGGAGGAGGCGGAGCTGGCCCTCATCCGGCAGCTGGTGCGCCTGCCGGAGACGGTGGAATACGTGGCTCGCAAGCTGGAGCCCCATGTCCTGCCCTACTATGCCCTGGACCTGGCCACGGCCTTCCACGATTTCTACGAGCGGTGCCGCGTGGTCTCGGAGGATGTAGCCTTGTCCCTGGCGCGCCTCAAGCTGGTGAAGGCGGCCAAGGTGGTGCTGGCCCGCACTCTCCGCCTTATGGGCATGTCCGCCCCTGACCGCATGTGA